Proteins co-encoded in one Haladaptatus sp. ZSTT2 genomic window:
- the phaC gene encoding class III poly(R)-hydroxyalkanoic acid synthase subunit PhaC, whose amino-acid sequence MSYTNPLAATLDLQRRAFEAATQGFEKGEIAPEQLERMLEVDVGETPSEVVYTENKLELLHYESRTDEQHKVPILIVYALINRPYILDLQPDRSVVRHLLDAGHDVYLIDWNEPSRMDAHLTLDDYVNRYIENCVDVVRERSGQESINILGYCMGGTMSAMYAALHPEKVRNLGLMAAGLCFRDTGGVLEMWGDEKYYSPSDVTDTFGNMPSDMLDIGFALMDPVDNYVNKYVRLFDNLENEDFIENFGRMEQWLSDGIDVAGKTYVQFLEDIYQQNKLYKNELELNGKRVDLTNIDMPVLQIMGEYDHLIPPESSKPFNDVIASDDTETFEFPTGHIGLSVSGSSHRDLWPRVSEWYLERSQVEEEADEPEAAEPDADEPVAEESDADAEAESAAESMDEDEAATIEIEDTGDADTQQSSLVSDDEAAADVETVDGIGPTYADRLREAGIKTVTDLAVADVETLAEIAEVSQSRAQAWKDQL is encoded by the coding sequence ATGTCCTATACGAACCCGCTCGCAGCGACACTCGACCTCCAGCGGCGCGCCTTCGAAGCCGCGACCCAAGGCTTCGAGAAGGGCGAAATCGCTCCCGAACAGCTAGAGCGAATGCTCGAAGTTGACGTGGGCGAGACGCCGAGCGAGGTCGTTTACACGGAGAACAAACTCGAATTGCTCCACTACGAGTCGCGAACCGACGAGCAGCACAAGGTTCCGATTCTCATCGTGTACGCGCTCATCAACCGGCCGTACATCTTAGACCTCCAGCCAGACCGCAGCGTGGTTCGCCACCTGCTCGATGCAGGCCACGACGTCTACCTCATCGACTGGAACGAGCCATCCCGAATGGACGCCCACCTGACGCTCGACGACTACGTCAACCGCTACATCGAAAACTGCGTTGACGTGGTGCGCGAGCGTTCGGGCCAGGAGTCCATCAACATCCTCGGCTACTGCATGGGCGGCACCATGAGCGCGATGTACGCCGCACTCCACCCCGAGAAGGTACGCAACCTCGGGCTGATGGCCGCGGGGCTGTGTTTCCGCGACACCGGCGGCGTTCTCGAAATGTGGGGCGACGAGAAGTACTACTCGCCGTCTGACGTGACCGACACGTTTGGCAACATGCCAAGCGACATGCTCGACATCGGCTTTGCGCTGATGGACCCCGTTGACAACTACGTCAACAAGTACGTCCGGCTGTTCGACAATCTCGAAAACGAAGACTTCATCGAGAACTTCGGCCGGATGGAGCAGTGGCTTTCTGACGGCATCGACGTTGCCGGAAAGACCTACGTCCAGTTCTTAGAGGACATCTACCAGCAGAACAAGCTCTACAAAAACGAGCTCGAGCTGAACGGCAAGCGCGTCGACCTCACGAACATCGACATGCCCGTCCTCCAAATCATGGGCGAGTACGACCACCTCATCCCACCGGAGTCCTCGAAGCCGTTCAACGACGTCATCGCAAGCGACGACACGGAAACCTTCGAGTTCCCGACGGGCCACATCGGCCTCTCGGTCTCGGGCAGCTCCCACCGCGACCTCTGGCCGCGCGTGAGCGAGTGGTACCTCGAACGCTCGCAGGTCGAAGAAGAAGCCGACGAACCGGAAGCAGCCGAGCCGGACGCTGACGAACCTGTGGCTGAAGAATCGGACGCCGATGCAGAAGCAGAATCGGCAGCCGAATCGATGGACGAAGACGAAGCGGCGACCATCGAAATCGAAGACACGGGAGACGCAGACACCCAGCAGTCGAGTCTCGTCTCGGACGACGAGGCAGCGGCGGACGTCGAAACCGTAGACGGCATCGGCCCAACCTACGCAGACCGCCTGCGCGAGGCCGGCATCAAGACCGTCACCGACCTCGCCGTCGCAGACGTAGAGACGCTCGCGGAGATTGCAGAGGTCTCACAGTCCCGGGCACAGGCCTGGAAAGACCAACTCTAA
- a CDS encoding TIGR00725 family protein: MRVSVIGGSTVDEPTYETAVEVGRELGRRGHTVICGGLGGVMEAVCRGAREEGGHTIGILSGTDPAAANDYVDTALATGLGNARNVLVVMNGTGVIAIDGHYGTLSEIAHALDFGKPVCGLNTHDIDGIETVNSPIQAVAYLEEIVL, encoded by the coding sequence ATGCGAGTGAGTGTCATCGGTGGGAGCACGGTCGATGAGCCGACCTACGAGACGGCGGTTGAAGTCGGCAGAGAACTCGGGCGACGCGGCCATACGGTCATCTGTGGCGGGCTTGGTGGCGTGATGGAAGCGGTCTGTCGCGGCGCGCGCGAGGAGGGCGGACACACGATTGGTATTCTCTCGGGGACAGACCCGGCTGCGGCGAACGACTACGTCGACACGGCGCTCGCGACGGGCTTGGGAAACGCGCGAAATGTCCTCGTCGTGATGAACGGGACGGGCGTCATTGCAATCGACGGTCATTACGGAACGCTGTCAGAAATCGCGCACGCCCTTGATTTCGGAAAGCCCGTCTGTGGACTCAACACGCACGATATCGACGGAATTGAAACAGTAAATTCACCAATCCAGGCCGTTGCGTACCTCGAAGAGATTGTCTTGTGA
- a CDS encoding ATP-dependent DNA helicase, translating into MDVADLTGVPEWFPGHLQDAGIESLYPPQGEAVEAGITDGQSIVASVPTASGKTLIAQLGMLASVERGGKALYIVPLRALASEKKAEFEQFEQYGLTVGVSTGNYESDGEWLGKCDIIVATSEKVDSLVRNGAPWIDDLSCAVADEVHLVDDRSRGPTLEVTLAKLRQRNLGLQTVALSATVGNPEDIAEWLDATLIDSDWRPIELQKGVHYGQALHLEDGTQRSLPVKNGEKPTAAIVKDTLADEGSTLVFVNSRRNAEAAARRLAGAVEDFLSAEERRKLAVLAKEIRDISDTETSDNLADAVKKGAAFHHAGLTTEHRTAVEDAFRDRLIKVVSATPTLAAGVNTPSRRVIVRDWRRYDGTLGGMKPLSVLEVHQMCGRAGRPGLDPHGEAVLLANSHDELDELFDRYIWTGPENVRSKLAAEPAMRTHILATVASGFADSRQGLLDFLDQTLYATQTTEQGRIEQVLDNVLDYLEVNGFLEREGDDMFATSIGHTVSRLYLDPMSAAEIIDGLRATDERPTAFGLYHLVSRTPNMYQLYLRSGDREQYTEECYKREREYLGRVPSEFDAGPFEDWLAAHKTARMMEDWASEEDEDRITDRYGIGPGDIRGKVETADWLLGAAERLAGELDLQWAPAIREARKRVQYGVGEELLDLAGVRGVGRKRARRLYEAGITTRAELRNADKAVVLGALRGRRKTAENILENAGRQDASMSGVDPDAEAKARVTRATGGEEPTDTEEDQATFGDF; encoded by the coding sequence ATGGATGTCGCGGACCTCACTGGCGTACCCGAGTGGTTCCCGGGCCACTTACAGGACGCCGGAATCGAATCGCTCTACCCGCCACAGGGCGAGGCAGTCGAAGCCGGTATCACGGACGGCCAAAGCATCGTCGCAAGCGTGCCAACGGCGAGCGGCAAGACGCTCATCGCCCAACTCGGCATGCTCGCGAGCGTCGAACGCGGCGGGAAAGCACTCTATATTGTTCCCCTGCGCGCGCTCGCAAGCGAGAAAAAAGCCGAGTTTGAGCAGTTCGAACAGTACGGCCTGACGGTCGGTGTCTCGACGGGCAACTACGAATCCGACGGCGAGTGGCTTGGGAAGTGCGACATCATCGTCGCCACGAGCGAGAAAGTCGACTCGCTCGTCCGCAATGGCGCACCGTGGATAGACGACCTGAGCTGTGCGGTCGCAGACGAAGTTCATCTCGTCGACGACCGCAGCCGCGGCCCGACGCTCGAAGTCACCCTCGCTAAACTCCGCCAGCGAAATCTCGGCCTGCAGACGGTGGCGCTCTCTGCGACCGTTGGCAACCCCGAAGACATCGCCGAGTGGCTGGACGCGACGCTCATCGACTCAGATTGGCGACCCATCGAGTTACAGAAGGGCGTCCACTACGGACAGGCACTCCACTTAGAAGACGGCACCCAGCGGTCGCTCCCGGTGAAAAACGGCGAAAAGCCGACCGCCGCCATCGTCAAAGATACGCTCGCAGACGAGGGGTCGACGCTCGTGTTCGTCAACTCGCGACGGAATGCGGAGGCGGCGGCACGACGACTCGCGGGTGCGGTCGAGGACTTCCTCAGCGCAGAGGAACGCCGAAAGCTCGCGGTCCTCGCCAAAGAGATTCGTGACATCTCCGACACCGAAACGAGCGACAACCTCGCGGACGCGGTGAAAAAGGGCGCGGCGTTCCACCACGCCGGGCTGACGACCGAACACCGAACGGCCGTCGAAGACGCCTTCCGCGACCGCCTCATCAAGGTCGTCTCCGCGACGCCGACGCTCGCTGCGGGTGTCAACACACCGAGTCGCCGCGTTATCGTGCGCGACTGGCGGCGCTACGACGGCACGCTCGGCGGAATGAAGCCGCTCTCAGTGCTCGAAGTCCACCAGATGTGTGGGCGCGCGGGCAGGCCGGGACTCGACCCCCACGGCGAGGCCGTGTTGCTCGCAAACTCCCACGACGAACTCGACGAACTGTTCGACCGCTACATCTGGACTGGCCCAGAAAACGTGCGCTCGAAGTTGGCCGCAGAGCCCGCGATGCGCACCCACATCCTTGCGACCGTCGCCTCCGGATTTGCAGACTCCAGACAGGGACTGCTCGACTTCTTAGACCAGACGCTCTATGCGACCCAGACGACAGAACAGGGGCGCATCGAACAGGTGCTCGACAACGTCCTCGACTACCTCGAAGTGAACGGCTTCTTAGAACGCGAGGGCGACGACATGTTCGCCACGAGCATCGGCCACACCGTCTCACGGCTGTATCTCGACCCGATGAGCGCCGCAGAAATCATCGACGGACTGCGGGCCACAGACGAGCGCCCGACCGCCTTCGGGCTGTACCACCTCGTGAGCCGGACGCCGAACATGTACCAACTCTACTTGCGGTCTGGCGACCGCGAGCAGTACACAGAAGAGTGCTACAAACGCGAACGTGAGTACCTTGGGCGAGTCCCAAGTGAGTTCGACGCCGGGCCGTTCGAAGACTGGCTTGCGGCCCACAAGACGGCCCGCATGATGGAAGACTGGGCGAGCGAGGAGGACGAAGACCGCATCACCGACCGCTACGGCATCGGGCCGGGCGACATTCGTGGGAAGGTCGAAACCGCAGACTGGTTGCTCGGCGCGGCAGAACGGCTTGCGGGCGAACTCGACTTACAGTGGGCACCCGCCATCCGCGAGGCCAGAAAGCGCGTCCAGTACGGCGTGGGCGAAGAACTCCTCGACCTCGCAGGCGTGCGCGGCGTGGGGAGAAAGCGCGCCCGACGGCTCTACGAGGCCGGAATTACGACGCGCGCTGAGTTGCGAAACGCCGACAAAGCCGTGGTGCTCGGCGCGCTTCGGGGGCGGCGCAAAACCGCAGAGAACATCCTCGAAAACGCGGGTCGACAGGACGCGTCGATGAGCGGTGTCGACCCGGACGCCGAAGCGAAAGCCCGCGTGACCCGCGCCACGGGCGGGGAGGAACCCACCGACACCGAAGAAGACCAGGCGACGTTCGGTGATTTCTGA
- a CDS encoding beta-ketoacyl-ACP reductase: MLTTQTCLVTGSSRGIGRGIALDLASHGATVVVNYRSGEAEAATVVEEIEANGGTAISMQCDVSDYDEVAAMCERVHDRVGPIDVLVNNAGITIDKTFTNMTREDWDRVMDVNLGGVFNSTNCFFDDLLDAEHGRLINISSVVGQQGNYGQANYATTKSGLFGFTRTIALEMARSGSTANCVAPGFVKTDMLDIVPSEVQEKILGRIPLGRFASVEDITGMVSYVASPKSAYMTGQVLSVNGGMDW; encoded by the coding sequence ATGCTCACAACCCAAACCTGCCTGGTGACCGGAAGCTCTCGGGGCATCGGTCGCGGGATTGCACTCGATTTGGCGAGCCACGGCGCAACGGTGGTGGTGAACTACCGGTCGGGTGAAGCCGAGGCCGCGACCGTGGTCGAAGAAATAGAAGCGAACGGCGGAACCGCCATCTCGATGCAGTGTGACGTTTCAGACTACGACGAGGTCGCCGCGATGTGCGAGCGCGTCCACGACCGCGTTGGCCCCATCGACGTGCTCGTGAACAACGCGGGCATCACCATCGACAAGACGTTCACCAACATGACGCGCGAAGACTGGGACCGCGTCATGGACGTGAACTTAGGCGGGGTGTTCAACAGCACGAACTGCTTTTTCGACGACCTCCTCGACGCAGAACACGGCCGGCTCATCAACATCTCGAGCGTCGTTGGCCAGCAGGGGAACTACGGCCAAGCGAACTACGCGACCACGAAAAGCGGGCTGTTCGGATTCACCCGGACGATTGCCCTCGAAATGGCGCGGTCTGGCTCGACGGCCAACTGCGTCGCGCCCGGCTTCGTCAAGACCGACATGCTCGACATCGTCCCGTCGGAGGTGCAAGAGAAAATCCTCGGGCGCATCCCCTTGGGTCGGTTCGCCAGCGTCGAGGACATCACGGGCATGGTGAGCTACGTGGCTAGCCCGAAATCTGCGTACATGACCGGACAGGTGCTCTCGGTCAACGGCGGCATGGACTGGTAG
- a CDS encoding MaoC family dehydratase, protein MSSEPRHQSLAETWMKTSTRLFNSAIEANRATLAAFGVPTVPTNGTTTVPETEDVHALAGVDLEGWDVEVTADHRDALDIGDKVRFTKTISENDVIEFARASGDTNRLHLDEPYAEKTRFKGRIVHGTLAAGLISAALARLPGLVIYLSQDVEFRNPVRIGDRITAEVEIVEDLGDYRYRLSTIVTDGDDTIVDGEAVVLLDKRPDA, encoded by the coding sequence ATGAGTTCTGAACCGCGGCATCAGTCTTTGGCTGAAACGTGGATGAAAACATCTACTCGACTGTTCAACAGCGCGATAGAGGCAAACCGGGCCACCCTTGCCGCCTTTGGGGTTCCAACCGTGCCGACCAACGGCACGACAACCGTTCCGGAGACTGAAGACGTACACGCCCTTGCCGGGGTCGACCTCGAGGGCTGGGACGTCGAAGTCACCGCAGACCACCGCGACGCCCTCGACATTGGTGACAAAGTTCGTTTCACGAAAACCATCTCGGAGAACGATGTCATCGAGTTCGCCCGCGCGAGCGGTGACACGAACCGCCTCCACCTCGACGAACCCTACGCAGAGAAAACCCGCTTCAAAGGCCGCATCGTCCACGGGACGCTCGCCGCAGGCCTCATCAGCGCTGCCCTCGCCCGGCTCCCGGGGCTCGTCATCTACCTCTCACAGGACGTGGAGTTCCGTAACCCCGTCCGAATCGGTGACCGCATCACTGCGGAAGTAGAAATCGTCGAAGACCTCGGGGACTACCGCTACCGACTCTCGACCATCGTCACCGATGGCGACGACACCATCGTCGACGGCGAAGCCGTTGTCCTCCTCGATAAGCGCCCTGACGCCTAA
- a CDS encoding AbrB/MazE/SpoVT family DNA-binding domain-containing protein — protein sequence MTENDEMMWTPAQFARQFQQASQQALDQQQDYVQSMLGASTGSGLSGLSQLGAMSMGMATFKTRVQSGGRISIPDAEREALDIQEGDIVQTVVIPVKRNRED from the coding sequence ATGACCGAGAATGACGAGATGATGTGGACGCCGGCGCAGTTCGCCCGGCAGTTCCAGCAGGCGAGCCAGCAGGCGCTCGACCAACAGCAAGACTACGTACAGTCGATGTTGGGGGCGAGCACGGGGTCGGGGCTTTCCGGTCTCTCGCAACTTGGCGCGATGAGCATGGGCATGGCGACGTTCAAGACCCGTGTCCAGAGCGGGGGGCGCATTAGCATCCCCGACGCCGAGCGCGAAGCGCTCGATATCCAAGAAGGAGACATCGTTCAAACCGTCGTCATTCCGGTCAAACGCAACAGAGAGGACTAA
- the cgi121 gene encoding KEOPS complex subunit Cgi121, with the protein MRVVEGTATIDDITEFVTSLQAIGAETGCTIQAFDARYVVSEAHLRRAVELADRAFARGENVADDRAVEILLYVAARRQINQALEVGANEGECDLVVLVVEDGAGDEAAAAREVETLLTESATLGRYDEALVCDLFDIGDTERAASGAPLEALVLERVALLDVSK; encoded by the coding sequence ATGCGGGTTGTCGAAGGAACCGCGACCATCGACGACATCACCGAGTTCGTCACCAGCCTCCAAGCCATCGGCGCAGAGACGGGGTGTACGATTCAGGCGTTCGACGCGCGCTACGTCGTGAGCGAGGCGCACCTCCGGCGGGCGGTCGAACTCGCAGACCGTGCGTTTGCGCGCGGCGAGAACGTCGCGGACGACCGTGCGGTCGAAATCTTACTCTACGTCGCTGCGCGCCGCCAGATAAATCAGGCGCTCGAAGTCGGCGCGAACGAAGGCGAGTGCGACCTCGTCGTACTCGTGGTCGAAGACGGAGCCGGCGACGAAGCGGCCGCAGCAAGGGAGGTTGAAACCCTGCTCACCGAAAGCGCAACGCTCGGGCGCTACGACGAAGCGCTCGTCTGCGACCTGTTCGATATTGGGGACACAGAGCGCGCTGCCTCGGGAGCACCGCTCGAAGCGCTCGTCCTCGAACGCGTTGCGCTGCTCGACGTGTCGAAGTAG
- a CDS encoding poly(R)-hydroxyalkanoic acid synthase subunit PhaE, translated as MSNMSQNDMQAQWSQFVEQWNESVARSFEQNMEAQSAFMDAWADAFEGSVPDEEQLNQGMKGYTRAYEVWMDAAERMMTRAGDVAEGEDVDMTEFRDIWLQSANKAFKEVMSTSAFAAGTGQFVETMMEARKQADAASEEALQEWGFATRSDVMEVGERLVELERRQQRVEEKLDQLLEEN; from the coding sequence ATGAGTAACATGAGCCAAAACGACATGCAAGCACAGTGGAGTCAGTTCGTAGAACAGTGGAACGAGAGCGTCGCGCGCTCGTTCGAACAGAACATGGAAGCGCAGTCTGCGTTTATGGACGCCTGGGCTGACGCCTTCGAAGGCTCCGTGCCTGACGAAGAGCAGTTGAACCAGGGGATGAAAGGCTACACCCGGGCCTACGAGGTCTGGATGGACGCCGCAGAGCGCATGATGACGCGCGCAGGCGACGTGGCCGAAGGCGAAGACGTTGACATGACCGAGTTCCGCGACATCTGGCTCCAGAGCGCCAACAAGGCGTTCAAAGAAGTCATGAGCACCTCGGCGTTCGCCGCCGGCACCGGCCAGTTCGTCGAGACGATGATGGAAGCGCGAAAGCAGGCAGACGCCGCGAGCGAAGAAGCCCTCCAAGAATGGGGCTTTGCCACCCGCAGTGACGTGATGGAAGTCGGCGAGCGACTCGTCGAACTCGAACGCCGCCAGCAGCGTGTCGAAGAGAAGTTAGACCAGCTCCTAGAGGAGAACTGA
- a CDS encoding TrmB family transcriptional regulator, with translation MSGSENATSDADFHDAVESLEQLGLTTYEAKVFITLQRLRTGTAREVNDATSVPRSQVYATAESLESQGLIEIQQSNPITYKPVDITEARELLTERFEREQNRAFSYVEQAISEGTGIEEREDIWTISGAARINNRAVSLIETANDRLILGTGDTRHFPPEVCEALASADARGVSVSVLSDDGGVNEIARDLGVATEPARGYRPSDDQTGRILLGDDDIILLSVSTYRSGEEAGLWSANTEFATILMQVVEAGLYEGF, from the coding sequence ATGAGTGGCAGTGAAAATGCCACTAGTGACGCAGATTTCCACGACGCCGTTGAGTCACTCGAGCAGTTGGGGCTCACGACCTACGAGGCAAAGGTGTTCATCACCCTCCAGCGGCTGCGGACGGGAACCGCCCGCGAGGTGAACGACGCGACGAGCGTGCCGCGCTCGCAGGTGTACGCCACCGCAGAGAGCCTCGAATCGCAGGGGCTCATCGAGATTCAACAATCGAATCCGATTACGTACAAGCCCGTGGACATCACGGAGGCCCGCGAACTGCTCACAGAACGCTTCGAGCGCGAGCAAAATCGCGCGTTCAGCTACGTCGAACAGGCGATTTCAGAGGGGACGGGCATCGAAGAGCGCGAAGACATCTGGACGATAAGTGGGGCGGCCCGCATCAACAATCGCGCGGTGAGCCTCATCGAGACGGCGAACGACCGCCTCATTCTCGGCACCGGCGACACCCGACACTTCCCGCCGGAGGTGTGCGAGGCGCTCGCGTCGGCCGACGCGCGCGGAGTTTCAGTGAGCGTTCTCAGCGACGACGGCGGCGTCAACGAGATTGCACGCGACCTCGGCGTGGCCACCGAGCCAGCGCGTGGCTATCGCCCGAGCGACGACCAGACCGGCCGTATCTTGCTCGGTGACGACGACATCATCTTACTCTCGGTTTCGACCTATCGCTCGGGCGAGGAAGCGGGACTCTGGAGTGCGAACACCGAGTTTGCGACCATCCTCATGCAGGTCGTCGAAGCCGGGCTGTACGAAGGCTTCTGA
- a CDS encoding alpha/beta fold hydrolase, translated as MSSSEPTSQRVSLPVEDERVSVRYFEAGEGPPVVLLHGIGLDAATVSWRHTIPALAETHRVYALDFPGHGESEKPRRCYTTAYYREVLSAFLDELDIDAPTLVGISMGGAVALGHALEEAVEKLVLVDSHGLGRDAPWRLPASMALWTPGFGPLWWAGTTSTHLSVRESLRGFTTNRSSEFVNDVFDAASDPAVGETLSSWQRSEFLFNGFLTNYVDELAEVDVPTLVVHGEDDPLFPVRWSVRAAEEIQESTLSVFEDCGHWPPRERPAAFNEVIRAFLTPETEVVQA; from the coding sequence ATGAGTTCTTCCGAACCGACATCACAGCGCGTCTCGCTTCCAGTCGAAGATGAGCGCGTTTCTGTGCGGTATTTCGAAGCCGGTGAGGGGCCGCCAGTCGTGTTGCTCCACGGCATCGGCCTCGACGCTGCCACCGTTTCGTGGCGACACACGATTCCAGCGTTGGCAGAGACCCACCGCGTCTACGCGCTCGACTTCCCCGGTCACGGCGAGAGTGAGAAGCCACGACGGTGCTACACGACTGCGTACTACCGCGAGGTGCTGTCGGCGTTTTTAGACGAACTCGACATCGACGCGCCAACGCTCGTCGGCATCTCTATGGGTGGGGCGGTGGCGCTTGGACACGCGCTCGAAGAAGCGGTCGAGAAACTCGTGCTCGTGGACAGCCACGGGCTTGGCCGGGACGCCCCGTGGCGACTTCCGGCGTCGATGGCGCTCTGGACGCCCGGCTTTGGCCCGCTGTGGTGGGCTGGCACGACGAGCACGCACCTGTCGGTCAGAGAGAGCCTGCGCGGGTTTACCACCAATCGAAGCAGCGAGTTCGTAAACGACGTGTTCGACGCGGCAAGCGACCCGGCCGTTGGCGAGACGCTGTCGAGTTGGCAGCGCAGTGAGTTCCTGTTCAATGGGTTTCTCACGAACTACGTAGACGAGTTGGCCGAGGTTGACGTACCGACGCTGGTGGTCCACGGCGAAGACGACCCGCTGTTTCCGGTGCGCTGGTCGGTGCGTGCGGCGGAGGAGATTCAGGAGAGCACGCTCTCCGTGTTCGAAGACTGCGGTCATTGGCCGCCGCGAGAGCGGCCAGCCGCGTTCAATGAAGTGATTCGGGCGTTTCTAACGCCCGAGACAGAAGTCGTACAGGCTTAG
- a CDS encoding oxidoreductase, with the protein MPSLHDPVALGGVTLPNRLYRAPLLECAGNGPDAPAILRRKLEPAAASGVGLIFQGATIVRGEGGCAAPGMTRVHDPAFVSELTEVTDAIHDHGSHIFIQLEHGGLRSMETWHAGYRLEHPNLTQLAVSRPPRFLRALDRLGVFSYTPHILSTDEVYDLAADFGRAAGHAVDAGYDGIHLAGANMGIIQQFLSPYYNRRTDEFADGFRFLEAVYDEIRTHAGDVPLVTKIPAETAAPWFVRRKLSVEDGIELAKRAANLGFDALVPVEVSTFWDMSIVRGRFPARAWHLEQLESGYEEAFGGRVRARSVEMGNRLQARRFSDAEGWNESFCRTVRAAVDVPVLMEGGVRTRPQIDRLLLSGACDMAGMARPFYAEPRLAARLLADAESAVVCASCNNCTIPQVTGADGVCRTPSVLRRRGEFERAGAYDPK; encoded by the coding sequence ATGCCGTCGCTTCACGATCCGGTAGCACTCGGCGGCGTCACGCTCCCGAATCGGCTGTATCGCGCACCACTGCTCGAATGTGCGGGCAACGGTCCGGATGCGCCAGCGATACTGCGCCGAAAGCTCGAACCAGCCGCCGCGTCGGGCGTGGGACTCATTTTCCAGGGCGCGACTATCGTCCGCGGCGAGGGTGGATGTGCCGCCCCGGGGATGACGCGCGTCCACGACCCGGCGTTCGTCTCGGAACTCACGGAAGTCACCGACGCGATTCACGACCACGGGTCGCACATTTTCATCCAACTCGAACACGGCGGACTCAGGAGTATGGAGACATGGCACGCGGGCTATCGTTTAGAACATCCGAATCTTACGCAGTTGGCGGTGTCGAGACCGCCGCGGTTCCTCCGCGCGCTCGACCGGTTGGGTGTGTTTTCGTATACGCCTCACATCCTTTCGACCGACGAGGTGTACGACTTGGCCGCGGATTTCGGACGGGCGGCGGGCCACGCCGTCGATGCGGGCTACGACGGCATCCACCTCGCCGGGGCGAACATGGGCATCATCCAGCAGTTCCTCTCGCCGTACTACAACCGGCGAACCGACGAGTTCGCGGACGGCTTTCGCTTCCTCGAAGCAGTATACGACGAGATTCGCACGCACGCGGGGGACGTACCGCTCGTCACGAAGATTCCGGCGGAGACGGCCGCCCCGTGGTTTGTTCGGCGGAAGCTGTCGGTCGAAGACGGCATTGAATTGGCCAAACGCGCGGCAAACCTCGGCTTCGATGCGCTCGTACCGGTCGAGGTTTCGACGTTCTGGGACATGAGCATCGTTCGGGGGCGGTTCCCGGCGCGGGCGTGGCACCTCGAACAGCTCGAATCGGGCTACGAGGAAGCGTTTGGCGGGCGCGTGCGGGCGCGCTCGGTGGAGATGGGCAATCGACTGCAAGCCCGGCGGTTTTCGGACGCGGAAGGCTGGAACGAGTCGTTCTGTCGGACGGTTCGCGCAGCGGTCGATGTGCCCGTACTCATGGAAGGGGGCGTGCGGACGCGCCCACAAATCGACCGACTGCTGTTGTCTGGCGCGTGCGACATGGCCGGGATGGCGCGGCCGTTTTACGCAGAGCCGCGGCTTGCGGCGCGATTGCTTGCCGATGCGGAAAGCGCGGTGGTGTGTGCGAGTTGCAACAACTGTACGATTCCCCAAGTGACGGGTGCAGACGGGGTGTGTCGGACGCCGAGCGTTCTCAGGCGGCGCGGCGAGTTCGAGCGCGCGGGCGCGTACGACCCCAAGTAG
- a CDS encoding enoyl-CoA hydratase/isomerase family protein has product MAYETLLVERDAGRVTVTLNRPEKLNAMTGEMFVELRALFRELADEDVDVVTIRGAGDHFSAGVDMSGVPEWAEQKPIDVRDNLEVVHDALRTLEALDAPIVAAIDGYALGGGLELTLACDIRVASHRAQFGLPEANVGLAMDLGGSQKLPGMIGEGMTKWLIMTGKNIDADRAYDVGLVEQVADAGEFDAMVADLEDTLAEKPTYVLGIAKRQVHSVRPLNLDESMNQALHHALTAYQEDETQKLVTDFLDR; this is encoded by the coding sequence ATGGCATACGAGACACTTCTCGTGGAGCGCGATGCTGGTCGTGTCACGGTAACGCTAAATCGCCCGGAGAAACTGAACGCGATGACCGGCGAGATGTTCGTCGAACTGCGCGCGCTGTTTCGGGAGTTAGCAGACGAGGACGTAGACGTGGTGACGATTCGCGGCGCGGGCGACCATTTCTCTGCGGGCGTGGACATGTCCGGTGTCCCTGAGTGGGCAGAGCAGAAGCCAATCGACGTTCGCGACAACCTCGAAGTCGTCCACGACGCGCTCAGAACCCTTGAGGCGCTCGACGCGCCCATCGTCGCCGCCATCGACGGCTACGCGCTCGGCGGCGGCCTCGAACTCACGCTTGCGTGTGATATTCGCGTGGCGAGCCACCGGGCGCAGTTCGGCCTCCCTGAAGCGAACGTCGGTCTCGCCATGGACTTAGGCGGGTCACAGAAGCTCCCCGGCATGATTGGCGAGGGGATGACCAAGTGGCTCATCATGACGGGCAAGAATATCGACGCAGACCGAGCCTACGACGTAGGCCTCGTCGAACAGGTCGCAGACGCAGGCGAGTTCGATGCGATGGTTGCAGACTTAGAGGACACGCTCGCAGAGAAACCGACCTACGTGCTCGGCATCGCAAAGCGTCAGGTGCACTCGGTGCGCCCGCTCAATCTCGATGAATCGATGAACCAGGCGCTTCATCACGCGCTCACGGCGTATCAAGAAGATGAGACCCAAAAGCTCGTTACGGACTTTTTAGACCGTTAG